One part of the Dermacentor silvarum isolate Dsil-2018 chromosome 6, BIME_Dsil_1.4, whole genome shotgun sequence genome encodes these proteins:
- the LOC119456653 gene encoding angiotensin-converting enzyme-like translates to MQGNHASAKICPFSRKATNPDDCTLTLDKEIKDILASSRNYDELLHVWNEWRRVSGKPVKEKFTRYVQLLNEAAKLNGFDDASGLWQNQYEYDGFEDNVKRLWEQLSPLYQQLHAYVRTRIRKMYGADKIREDGPIPAHLLGTIHSQQWGPLYKATQPFPNKDAIDGTSAMAKNNMSVVDMYKLAEEFFTSMGLPGMPKSFWERSLFVKPPDREIVCHASAWDFCNNDDVRLP, encoded by the exons ATGCAAGGCAACCATGCGTCGGCGAAAATTTGCCCATTTTCACGAAAAGCCACCAATCCTGATGACTGCACCCTCACGCTAGACAAAG AGATCAAGGACATACTAGCTTCTTCGAGGAACTACGATGAATTGCTGCACGTGTGGAACGAGTGGCGCAGAGTCTCAGGAAAACCCGTGAAAGAGAAATTCACCCGATACGTCCAACTCCTGAACGAAGCAGCGAAACTCAACG GTTTCGACGACGCCAGTGGGCTGTGGCAGAATCAGTACGAGTACGATGGTTTCGAGGATAATGTAAAACGGCTCTGGGAGCAACTGTCTCCCTTGTACCAGCAACTACACGCGTACGTCAGAACGAGGATACGCAAAATGTACGGCGCCGACAAGATACGAGAAGATGGCCCCATACCAGCTCACCTTCTAG GTACTATACACTCCCAGCAGTGGGGGCCTTTGTACAAAGCAACACAACCTTTCCCGAACAAGGATGCAATAGATGGGACGTCAGCTATGGCAAAGAAT AATATGTCTGTTGTCGACATGTacaaacttgcggaggagttcttcaCATCTATGGGGCTTCCGGGAATGCCAAAAAGTTTTTGGGAGAGGTCGCTATTCGTTAAGCCGCCCGACAGGGAAATTGTCTGCCACGCTTCTGCCTGGGACTTCTGCAACAATGACGATGTCAG GTTGCCATAA